From Anopheles funestus chromosome 3RL, idAnoFuneDA-416_04, whole genome shotgun sequence, a single genomic window includes:
- the LOC125771015 gene encoding transmembrane protein 70 homolog, mitochondrial — MHSLRLALPRIVRVIPNCDLVRTPLLVNITNRTCGFQKRLVTVTPVRTLCSKPTNATSVPDTGKPAKEDNLADRIYYGSLTPQIRAVKVFSLATSIGGIVAQPILLEQASKVGGMPMIVAVCGFAGFFTFVTPVLLHLVTKRYITDLHYDAATQQYTATTITFFLQREKTQFKVEDVTVPEVGGLFTTFLVKNKAFFVDPQLFPDPTHYIKIMGYDKPIDFKFEEAREPSDGEQKIKKDR; from the exons ATGCATTCCCTACGATTGGCACTGCCGCGAATCGTTCGCGTAATACCAAACTGTGACCTGGTTCGGACACCATTGCTGGTAAATATAACGAATCGTACCTGCGGGTTCCAAAAGCGACTCGTTACAGTGACACCCGTTCGAACACTGTGCTCGAAACCAACAAATGCCACTAGTGTTCCGGATACTGGCAAACCCGCCAAGGAGGATAATTTGGCGGACAGAATATACTACGGTAGTCTGACACCACAAATACGCGCGGTAAAGGTGTTTTCACTGGCCACCAGCATAGGAGGTATCGTTGCGCAACCGATTCTGCTCGAGCAAGCTAGCAAAGTAGGCGGCATGCCAATGATAGTGGCAGTTTGTGGGTTTGCCGGATTCTTCACCTTCGTCACACCGGTATTGTTGCATTTGGTCACTAAACGATACATTACAGACCTGCACTACGATGCTGCCACCCAACAGTACACGGCCACAACGATCACGTTTTTCCTTCAGCGGGAAAAG aCACAATTTAAAGTGGAAGATGTAACCGTACCGGAAGTGGGTGGATTGTTCACCACATTTTtagtaaaaaacaaagcattctTTGTCGATCCGCAGCTATTTCCAGACCCTACACATTACATCAAAATAATGGGATACGACAAACCGATCGATTTTAAGTTTGAAGAGGCCCGAGAACCAAGTGACGGTGagcaaaagataaagaaagaTCGATAA
- the LOC125770957 gene encoding catalase-like has translation MSRNPAENQLNAYRDAQKEKTTATMSHGAPVGTKTATQTAGPRGPVLLQDVHLIDELAHFERERIPERVVHAKGAGAFGYFEVTHDITKYCAAKLFEKVGKKTPMAIRFSTVGGESGSADTARDPRGFAVKFYTDDGVWDMVGNNTPIFFIRDPIMFPSFIHTQKRNPATHLKDPDMFWDFISLRPETTHQTMFLFADRGLPDGYRFMNGYGSHTYKLVNADGKPVYCKFHFKTDQGIKNMDPARADELSGSDPDYAIRDLYNAIAKKDFPSWTLKIQVMTFEQAEKVPYNPFDLTKIWPQADFPLIPVGRMVLDRNPSNYFAEVEQAAFAPSHLVPGIEPSPDKMLQARLFAYADTHRHRIGANYLMLPVNCPYRVPVRSYHRDGPMNSTDNQGGAPNYFPNSFSGPQPCPVAHKLQNSQLKLSGDVDRYEVTDDDEFSQPAAFYRRVLDEAGRKRMTNNIVAHLKNASPFLQERAVKNFAMVDADFGRQIAEGLKLHRSASL, from the exons ATGTCGCGCAATCCGGCCGAAAACCAGCTGAACGCTTACCGTGATGCCCAAAAG GAGAAGACGACGGCTACCATGAGCCATGGTGCTCCAGTCGGTACGAAGACCGCCACGCAAACGGCCGGCCCCCGTGGTCCAGTACTGCTGCAGGACGTTCACCTTATCGACGAGCTGGCCCACTTCGAGCGCGAGCGTATTCCGGAGCGTGTTGTGCACGCTAAGGGTGCCGGTGCCTTCGGCTACTTCGAGGTCACGCACGACATCACCAAATACTGTGCGGCGAAGCTGTTCGAGAAGGTTGGCAAGAAAACGCCAATGGCCATCCGCTTCTCGACCGTCGGTGGTGAGAGCGGTTCCGCCGATACGGCGCGCGATCCGCGCGGTTTCGCCGTCAAGTTCTACACGGACGATGGTGTGTGGGATATGGTGGGCAACAATACGCCCATCTTCTTCATCCGTGATCCGATCATGTTCCCGAGCTTCATCCACACGCAGAAGCGCAACCCGGCCACACATCTGAAGGATCCGGACATGTTCTGGGATTTCATTTCCCTCCGGCCAGAGACGACGCACCAGACCATGTTCCTGTTTGCCGACCGTGGCCTTCCCGATGGTTACCGTTTCATGAACGGATACGGTTCGCACACGTACAAGCTGGTTAACGCTGACGGTAAGCCAGTGTACTGCAAGTTCCACTTCAAGACGGACCAGGGCATCAAGAACATGGATCCGGCCCGCGCCGATGAGCTGTCGGGTAGCGATCCGGACTACGCGATTCGCGATCTGTACAACGCGATCGCCAAGAAGGACTTCCCTAGCTGGACGCTCAAGATCCAGGTGATGACCTTCGAGCAGGCCGAAAAGGTACCGTACAATCCGTTTGATCTGACCAAGATCTGGCCGCAGGCCGATTTCCCACTGATTCCGGTCGGTCGCATGGTGCTCGATCGCAACCCGAGCAACTACTTCGCGGAGGTGGAACAGGCAGCATTTGCTCCTTCCCATCTTGTGCCCGGTATCGAACCATCCCCGGACAAGATGCTGCAGGCGCGTCTCTTCGCTTATGCTGACACGCACCGTCATCGCATCGGTGCCAACTATTTGATGCTGCCGGTCAACTGCCCTTACCGGGTGCCCGTCCGCAGCTATCATCGCGACGGACCGATGAACAGTACCGACAACCAAGGCGGTGCTCCGAACTATTTCCCGAACTCTTTCAGCGGTCCGCAGCCGTGCCCAGTCGCGCATAAGCTGCAGAACTCACAGCTGAAGCTGTCGGGAGATGTGGACCGCTATGAGGTGACGGATGACGATGAATTCTCCCAGCCGGCTGCATTCTACCGTCGCGTGCTGGATGAGGCTGGCCGTAAGCGCATGACTAACAACATTGTGGCGCACTTGAAGAATGCTTCACCGTTCCTGCAAGAACGTGCGGTGAAGAATTTCGCCATGGTCGATGCTGATTTTGGACGTCAAATTGCTGAGGGCCTGAAGCTGCACCGTTCGGCcagtttgtaa